The proteins below come from a single uncultured Dethiosulfovibrio sp. genomic window:
- a CDS encoding heme biosynthesis protein HemY produces MRNIKLELKVTDRAKERIVEIGPEVTVFQGSVGLGCGAVEAVLVKSGAPESVDNYQLLTNGQVSVWVPDFLEFDGNTVDIDLKGIRGMVNLVVTSAFVEENSGCGGCSGCSCCN; encoded by the coding sequence GTGAGAAATATAAAGTTAGAGTTAAAGGTTACCGATAGAGCTAAAGAGAGAATCGTGGAAATAGGTCCTGAAGTTACGGTATTTCAGGGTTCTGTAGGTTTGGGATGTGGAGCTGTAGAGGCCGTTCTGGTGAAGAGTGGAGCTCCAGAGTCGGTGGATAATTATCAACTTTTAACCAATGGGCAAGTGTCCGTGTGGGTCCCCGATTTTTTGGAGTTTGACGGTAACACGGTTGACATAGACCTAAAGGGAATTAGGGGAATGGTAAACCTCGTGGTTACTTCCGCTTTTGTGGAGGAGAACTCCGGTTGTGGCGGATGTTCAGGGTGCTCTTGCTGTAATTAA